The window AGCTCGAAGAGATCCGCCGCGAGCGCGCGCGCCTGCAGCGCGAACAGAGCCTGGCCGAACAGAAGCTGCAGCAGCTCGCCGACCGCCGCGCCACCCAGGCCAGCCAGACCGCCGCTGCGACCACGCCGGCCGCCCAGGCCGGCAACCAGGGCGCCGACACCGGTCTGCTGGCGCGCTATCAGGCGGCGCTGCAGTCGGCGATCAAGTCCAAGTGGACGCGCCCGGACTCGGTGCCGCTGGGCGCGGCCTGC is drawn from Salifodinibacter halophilus and contains these coding sequences:
- a CDS encoding protein TolA, with protein sequence LEEIRRERARLQREQSLAEQKLQQLADRRATQASQTAAATTPAAQAGNQGADTGLLARYQAALQSAIKSKWTRPDSVPLGAAC